In Balaenoptera musculus isolate JJ_BM4_2016_0621 chromosome 16, mBalMus1.pri.v3, whole genome shotgun sequence, the DNA window TACTCTGAATCTGCTTTTCTTCCCCTCAGGTAACTTTGATATTAATACACAATTGAGTTCACTCTCAACTATCATAATTGGTTTCTAATTTTGTCTCAAAAGACTATTTTAGAAGAATTTCCCTCCAAACAACTGAAAGCTTTTAAAACATGGTTAGAGCACTGAAACCATTTTAAGatatttgttactattttttgACTATTGGGTGGTAAGTAAAGTACTAATAACCTTTTCTAGAGTttactagaaaaaaatccaatatgAGATCCATCGGTGGtttcctttttgaaatttttgaggagcttaaatgaaattatttctgcTAGAGAAGCAAGGTCAGATGAAAGATACAGCTTGGGGGCCAGCTGTTCCGGGCAGCGTCCCAGTTCAGTTTTGTCACCACAGAGTTTGTCTCTATAGATACGAACTATGCTTCAGGTACACacagtttctttttctaagtatttgtgtTTAGctacatatgtttgtattttttctttttaatagaggTCATTTCTCTGGTTATTTGCTGCTTTCAGACCACCCAAATAAGGCAGATAGATCATGATTTggccccattttataggtgggaaGATTGCATGAAGCACTTAGGTCAGTGGCTAGTTCAAGGTCTCACAACGGAAATCAGTGAgagtctttctctggttttgttcTTAAACTTCAGGGCGAGTTGTCCTTGATGTTTCTTTTAGTCTCTGCCctctttttttatccaatctaCCCTAAAGCTCTTTTTCACCCAGCACTTTGATTCAAGTgcccctttgtttttcttctgttcttattAACCCATATTAGTGATACTGATGTAGTTGGGGACTTGGATGGGCATCTCttaaagtaaaacttaaaaaataaaccttattGTTCCTTCAGTCTTGGAGGTGGAACATTCCTAGGCCTATGTTGCTTGCTGACTGGTTGTGAGACCTTTGAAGAAGCTCTGGAAATGGCAGCTAAAGGCGACAGCACCAATGTTGATAAGCTGGTGAAGGACATTTACGGAGGAGACTATGAACGATTTGGCCTTCAAGGATCTGCGGTAGCATCAAGGTAGAGACTAAGTAGCTAGGAGCAGTAGTGATTAAACACAAGGCAACCTCTCCACCCTGGCTGTTcatttagttgttgttttttttaaatgtcaaccCACCAGCCTGGTGCAAGGATCTATGGTATTGGAGCTCAGACTTGATCTCCTGCCCTTGATGAAGCAGTGAGATATTTAGCTCTTGATGCTTGTGCTTAAAATAAGGCAGCTTTGAAAGAAGGTTCTGGAAAACTGCAACAGTTTCCCCCGTTCCATTCTTGTCCAGATATCTagaggcatttaaaattttttttccccgtTAATAGCCATGCTACTTTGTCCCTATTAAGAAAAGGGCAGCCAACCATTCATACCGTAATCCTGTCTGCTTGTAAACCATGGTAGCCAAATCAGGTCACTTGAGCTCAATCAGAGTTATTCATAAAGCTTTCCACAGGACTTTGGTGGAAGCATGGGGCCTAAGGATGATTTTGAACACTCTCGCTAATATTTCCAACATAGCTTTGGCAACATGATGAGTAAGGAAAAGCGAGATTCCATCAGCAAGGAAGACCTCGCCCGAGCCACCCTGGTCACCATCACCAACAACATTGGCTCCATTGCTCGGATGTGTGCACTGAATGAGGTAAGGCCTTAACCTAGGGAAAGCCATGTGCCATTCATAAACATCGTTTGGCAGTGCAATAACTGTTGACCCTCACAAAACCACAGATCCTTAGGAAACCTGCCCTTCCTCGTAGTCACACCTGGTAGAACATGAGGGACGTGtgctgcggggagggaggggagtaCGTTTCAGTTTTAAGTAGGCACTAGATGATGACAAAACCATCTAACTGTGGAAACATGGTAAAAATGACAATCTGTACCATAACCTCTCCAACCTCACGGACACACACCTAGTGAAGGGTGGCGAACATCTCTCTGCATGCTTGCAAATAATTGCAGGTAAAACATTCCACTTGCAATACTCGATATTCTCTTTGCTTTCAGCTTCTTTACAGTGTTGCCTTGTGGCATGGAGTTCAAGCAGCATTGTACAGGGCTATCAAAGCACAGAGAGCTTGCTACAGCTGAGGccagccagagccccaggcaCAAGAAAGGGTGGACCTGATGACAGACCAAGCTTTGGTACCATGTTTTAAAACACTGCAAAATTCCTTTGGAAAGAATGGAACCCTTTTCTGAAGTACAAGATGTGTAAAGTAGATGTGTAATACAACTGAGTTGTATTAGGAAGACAAGAAAGAGGGGGCATGGAATACGTAATAGTAGAAGAAGCACTAAAGAATCTAGTAGCATCagtaatacagtttttttttaatatcaattttaagagaaatatgACATACATATAGAAGAGGGCTCAAATCACAAGTGTACAGCCTGAtgaattttcacacacacacacacacacacacacacacacacccctaataCCCACCACACAGATCAAGAATTAGAACATTACAGGTACTGCAGAAACCCTTTCCAACCCCCTTCTAGTTGAATAGTGGACTGTTAAACAGGGTATGAGGCAGTCTTTATAATAGGTGGATGGCAGCCCTGCCTTTGAACTCTGGGGTTACAAGAGAGACATCCTCctttcacaatatttttttttcacatctttattggagtataactgctttacaatgttgtgttagtttctgctgtacaacaaagtgaatcagctatatgtatacatatatccccacatccccttcctcttgagcctccctcccaccctccctatcccatccttcaaggttgtcacaaagcatcgagttgatctcgagctatgcagcagcttcccactagccatccattttacatttggtctcacttcgtcccagcttccccttcccaccctgtgccctcaagtctgtcctctacatctgcatctgcatctttattcctgccctgccactaggttcatcagtaccacttttttaaattccatatatatgcattagcatacagtatttgtttttctctttctgacttacttcactctgtatgacagaccctaggtccatccacctcactacaaataactcagtttcgtttctttttatggctgagtaatattccattgtatatatgtgccacatcttctttatccattcatctgtcgatggacacttaggttgcttccatgtctattgtaaatagtgctgcaatgaacattgtggtacatgactctttttgaattatggttttctcagggtatatgcccagtagtgggattcctgggtcatatggtagttctatttttagttttttaaggaacctccatactgttctccatagtggctgtatcaatttacattcccaccaacagtgcaggagttcccttttctccacaccctctccagcatttattgtttgtagaatttttgatgatggccattttgaccggtgtgaggtgatacctcattgtggttttgatttgcatttctctaatgattagtgatgttgagcatcatttcatttatttgttggccatccgtatgtcttctttggagaaatgtctatttaggtcttccacccatttttgtattgggttgtttgtttttttgatattgagctgcatgagctgcttgtatattttggagattaatcctttgtcagttgctttgtatgcaaatattttctcccattctgagggttgtcttttcgtcttgtttatggtttcctttgctgtgcaaaagcttttcagtttcattaggtcccatttgtttatttttgtttttatttccattaccctaggaggcgggtcaaaaaagatcttgctgtgatttatgtcatagagtgttcttcctatgttttcctctaagagttttatagtgtttggccttacatttaggtctttaatccattttgagtttatttttgtgtatggtgttagggagtgttctaatttcatcttttacatgtagctgtccagttttcccagcaccacttactgaagaggctgtcttttctccattgtctattcttgcctcctttgtcaaagataaggggACCGTATGTgtgggggtttatctctgggctttctatcttgttccattgatctatatttctgtttttgtgccagtatcatgctgtcttgattactgtagctttgtagtatagtttgaagtcagggagcctgattcctccagctccgtttttctttctcaagatggctttggctattcacggtcttttgtgttgccatacaaattgtaaaatttctggttctagttctgtgaaaaatgccattggtaatttgatagggcttgcactgaatctgtagattgctttgggtagtagagtcattttcacaatattgattcttccagtccaggagcatagtatatctctccatctgtttatgttatctttgatttctttcatcagtgttttatattttctgagtacaggtcttttgcctccttaggatttttcctaggtattttattctttttgttgcagtggtaaatgggattgtttccttaatttctctttctgatctttcattgttagtgtataggaatgcaagagatttctgtgcattaattttgtatcctgcaaccttaccaaattcattgattagttctagtagttttctggtggcatctttaggattttctatgtatagtatcatatcatctgcaaacagtgacagctttacttcttcttttccaattcacattccttttatttctttttcttctctgactgctgtggctaggacttccaatactatgttgaataatagtggcgagagtggacatccttgttttgttccttgtctcttgtaacattctttattttaaagtctatttaatctgatatgagtattgctactccagctttcttgtgatttccatttgcatggaatatctctttccatcccctcactttcagtctgtttgtgtccctaggtctgaagtgggtttcttatagacagcatatataagggtcttgtttttgtatccattcaggcagtctgtgtcttttggttggggcatttaatccatttacattcgaggtgattatcgatatgtatgttcctattaccattttcttaattaatttgggtttgattttatgagtctttttcttctcctgtgtttcccgcatagagaagttccttcagcatttgttgtaaagctggtttggtggttctgaattttcgtagcttttgcttttctgtaaagcttttgatttttctgtcgaatctgaatgagatccttgctgggtagagtaaggttgtaggttttttcttggttgtaggtttttccctttcatcactttaaatatgtcctgccactcccttctggcttgcagagtttctgctgaaagatcagttgttaaccttatgggatccccttgtatgttatttgttgcttttcccttgctgcttttaataatttttctttgtatttaatttttgatagtttgattaatatgcgtctcggcatgtttctctttgggtttatcctgtatgggactctctgcgcttcctggacttgattgactatttcctttcccatgttagggtagttttcaactataatgtcttcaaatattgtctcagaccctttctttgtctcttcttcttctgggccccctataattcgaatgttggtgtgtttaatgttgtcccagaggtctctgagactgtcctcaactcttttcattctttcttctttattctgctccctggcagttatttccaccattttatcttccagctcacttatccattcttctgcctcagttattctgctagtgatttcttctagagtatttttaatttcagttattgtgttgttcatcatttgtttgctctttagttcttctagatccttgttaaatgtttcttttattttctccactctgtttccgagattttggatcatctttactctcattactctgaattctttttcaggtagcttgcctattttgtcttcatttatttggtcttgtaggtttttaccatgctctttcatctgtaacatatttttgtaggttttttttttttttttttgattggtgTGGCTGTATTcgtgtcttactggttgtttggcctgaggcgtccacactggagtttgcaggtggttgggtagagctgggtcttggtgctgaaatgaggacctctgggagtcctcactctgattaatattccctggggtctgaggttctcagttagtccagtggtttggacttggtgCTCCCACCACAGCAGCTCAGGCCCCCAACCTCCAGcctgtgaaccaagatcccgcaagccacatagggtggcaaaaaaaaaaaagaaagagaaaaaaaggagcagttcaataacaataaaaaataaaataaaattagaaagataaaaaatatctaaggaaaaataaaaatataatcgaAACAAatgcaacaaggtaaaacaaatCCAccacagaaaaaaggaaaaaaaaaaggagggggaacaagccaaaaggagcagaataataacaaagtataaagaataaaataaaattccaaaaataaaagaattattagaaaaaatgaaaatataaatgaatcaactacaaggtaaaacagaaccccaacctaaaagaggaaaagagaaaaaaaaaaagccttctctaTGGGGGGCGGAGTTTAGGcagggggtggaacttaggcaggggcgaTGCTCAagcatggggcggggcctctgcttaggacatgcacggaaggggagaggcagcacgtccAAACaggggcctctggagtgtggagttccagagtttggaggtaaggccctgggtgagggtgtgtggctggggtatatgcccagcgtgttggagggggtctcagagggggtctccacgtgcagaggtggggccctgggtgggggtgtggggtgaggcttgggctctgcagggtaggagggaggctccagggcagaggattaggcctgggagcccaacaggctccccggtgcctaagtggacagggaaagcactggccacgttcccttccccttccttcacgcctccccccacccagggtcTCCCCTGTCCCTGCTGGACCCCTAATCGTgggcccacctcccacccctctacCCAGGGAAAATTTTCACAGTGGTTAATGGGTTCATGTATTGTTAAAGCTTGAGACAGTTAGAAGGCGATGTTCCCAGACCCTGGTTGCTCTTGATAGGCTGAACAGAGAATAATGCCAGCTCCCAAGACTCTCCTCCCTTTGATATGAGTGACCATAGCAACTGGCTCTGTGAGTGAGTGAGGAGTGAGCAGAGTCTGTGTGGCAGATAGGCTGAGCTCAGTGTGAGGGGTGTGTTCAGAATACAAATCGGTATCCgtgacaacaaaaatataaatgtattttttgttatCATATTGTAACCCACATACTGACCAAACAGGGTATTTCACCATATATCCTAAAGGTAGAGACCGggtattgtttcttttttgtattcccAGTGTTTGGCACAGAGCAACCTGACCGAAGTTGTTAGATGAATAACCCATACCATAGCCATTTAATTTATTGAGTtggtggggagttccctggtggcctagtggttgggGTTTGGAGCTGTCATTGCCATggcccagattcgatccctggtcggggaactgagatcccatgaGCTGCGTGTCAtggccaaaatattttttttttaatttttttaataaataaataaaattttaaaaataatttatgagttggtaatatattttatagttggAAGTTTGGGGGATTTAAGGAATGCACAGGCAAATTTAGATGCACTCcagttttaatttcatatgtGAATGTTGGGAGCTGAATTTCGTATCAGATCTAAGGCAGCCTAACATAATACCTGTAAATGAGCCCAGTATCAGTCTCTGCCTCCCCCAACCAAATTCTACCCCTCATGTTCTTGTGGAATGCATTCTGAGGTTTGTTTGACTTCATCTTGGAAATCCTGAAATAATTccacttaaaacaaaaaattcactcTGCAAGGTCCTGGAGTACAGTGATACAAAGCACATTGGGTCTGTTGCTAAATGCTATTTTTCTGTCATGGttcaattgtttttctttcattttttttttccagaatattgaCAGAGTtgtgtttgttgggaattttctCAGAATCAATATGGTCTCCATGAAGCTGCTAGCATATGCCATGGATTTTTGGTCCAAAGGACA includes these proteins:
- the PANK1 gene encoding pantothenate kinase 1 isoform X9 codes for the protein MLLVNMGSGVSILAVYSKDNYKRVTGTSLGGGTFLGLCCLLTGCETFEEALEMAAKGDSTNVDKLVKDIYGGDYERFGLQGSAVASSFGNMMSKEKRDSISKEDLARATLVTITNNIGSIARMCALNENIDRVVFVGNFLRINMVSMKLLAYAMDFWSKGQLKALFLEHEGYFGAVGALLELFKMTDDQ
- the PANK1 gene encoding pantothenate kinase 1 isoform X5; amino-acid sequence: MWTWEMPEQMQKTGRISEIADLQLHKLDELDCLIQGLLYVDSVGFNGKPECYYFENPTNPELCQKRPYCLDNPYPMLLVNMGSGVSILAVYSKDNYKRVTGTSLGGGTFLGLCCLLTGCETFEEALEMAAKGDSTNVDKLVKDIYGGDYERFGLQGSAVASSFGNMMSKEKRDSISKEDLARATLVTITNNIGSIARMCALNENIDRVVFVGNFLRINMVSMKLLAYAMDFWSKGQLKALFLEHEGYFGAVGALLELFKMTDDQ
- the PANK1 gene encoding pantothenate kinase 1 isoform X7, which encodes MAESKIADLQLHKLDELDCLIQGLLYVDSVGFNGKPECYYFENPTNPELCQKRPYCLDNPYPMLLVNMGSGVSILAVYSKDNYKRVTGTSLGGGTFLGLCCLLTGCETFEEALEMAAKGDSTNVDKLVKDIYGGDYERFGLQGSAVASSFGNMMSKEKRDSISKEDLARATLVTITNNIGSIARMCALNENIDRVVFVGNFLRINMVSMKLLAYAMDFWSKGQLKALFLEHEGYFGAVGALLELFKMTDDQ
- the PANK1 gene encoding pantothenate kinase 1 isoform X8 is translated as MAAKGDSTNVDKLVKDIYGGDYERFGLQGSAVASSFGNMMSKEKRDSISKEDLARATLVTITNNIGSIARMCALNENIDRVVFVGNFLRINMVSMKLLAYAMDFWSKGQLKALFLEHEGYFGAVGALLELFKMTDDQ
- the PANK1 gene encoding pantothenate kinase 1 isoform X6 translates to MVEKSSGGDNKIADLQLHKLDELDCLIQGLLYVDSVGFNGKPECYYFENPTNPELCQKRPYCLDNPYPMLLVNMGSGVSILAVYSKDNYKRVTGTSLGGGTFLGLCCLLTGCETFEEALEMAAKGDSTNVDKLVKDIYGGDYERFGLQGSAVASSFGNMMSKEKRDSISKEDLARATLVTITNNIGSIARMCALNENIDRVVFVGNFLRINMVSMKLLAYAMDFWSKGQLKALFLEHEGYFGAVGALLELFKMTDDQ